The Muricauda sp. SCSIO 65647 genome includes a region encoding these proteins:
- a CDS encoding dihydroorotase, translating to MSILIKSATLIDPGNTSLHLKKRDVLVKKGTIEKIAAKISVGRNTQIIERHNLHLSVGWFDSSVAFGEPGFEERETITNGLEVAAKSGFTDILLNTNTSPTPDTSSDIVFLKERGNGKVTNLYPLGNLTQAGKGEHLAELYDMHNAGAVGFYDYKKSIADANLMKIALLYAQNFGGLVCSFPQDTSIAAHGNVHEGEVSTRLGLKGVPALAEELQIARDLFLLEYTGGKLHIPTVSSIGSIKLIAEAKKKGLDVTCSVPIHNLFFTDKELETFDTNFKTKPPIRQKQDAQALLKGLKNGTIDFVTSDHTPIDIEEKRVEFDNADFGTIGLESAFGGLNALLDTEETVKLLTKGRERFHVKTPKLKEGEPANLTLFDPDEEYVFSTGHIGSTSKNSIFLNKKIKGLVYGSINNGKMVLN from the coding sequence ATGAGCATTCTAATCAAGTCTGCAACCTTAATTGACCCCGGCAACACTTCATTGCATCTTAAGAAACGTGATGTTCTGGTAAAAAAGGGGACCATTGAAAAAATAGCTGCCAAGATATCTGTTGGAAGAAATACACAAATTATCGAACGCCACAATTTACATCTATCAGTTGGTTGGTTCGATAGCAGTGTTGCTTTCGGTGAACCAGGTTTTGAAGAACGCGAGACGATTACGAACGGTCTAGAAGTGGCTGCAAAAAGTGGTTTTACCGACATTCTGCTGAACACCAACACATCGCCGACACCAGACACCAGCTCTGACATCGTGTTTTTAAAGGAAAGGGGCAATGGAAAGGTCACCAACCTCTATCCGCTAGGAAATCTGACCCAAGCTGGAAAGGGTGAACATTTGGCTGAACTGTACGATATGCACAATGCCGGAGCCGTGGGTTTCTATGATTACAAAAAGTCTATCGCTGATGCCAATCTAATGAAGATAGCATTGTTGTATGCCCAAAATTTTGGAGGTTTGGTCTGTTCTTTTCCCCAAGACACATCAATCGCCGCCCATGGCAATGTACATGAGGGCGAGGTATCGACACGACTGGGTTTGAAAGGCGTTCCGGCATTGGCGGAAGAACTCCAAATTGCTCGGGATTTGTTTTTGCTGGAATACACAGGAGGAAAATTACATATTCCGACCGTATCGAGCATTGGTTCAATAAAACTCATCGCAGAGGCCAAAAAGAAAGGACTCGATGTCACTTGCAGTGTACCCATCCACAATTTGTTTTTTACGGATAAGGAACTGGAAACCTTTGATACCAATTTCAAAACAAAGCCCCCTATTCGGCAAAAGCAAGATGCCCAGGCCCTATTGAAAGGCCTGAAGAACGGTACGATAGATTTTGTGACCAGCGACCACACCCCTATTGACATTGAAGAAAAACGGGTAGAATTTGATAATGCCGATTTCGGTACCATCGGACTTGAAAGTGCATTCGGCGGTCTTAATGCCTTACTTGACACTGAAGAAACCGTTAAACTACTTACAAAAGGTCGGGAAAGGTTCCACGTCAAAACACCCAAACTAAAAGAGGGAGAACCCGCCAATCTTACACTTTTTGACCCTGATGAAGAATATGTGTTCAGTACCGGACACATTGGTTCCACTTCAAAAAACAGTATCTTTTTGAACAAGAAGATCAAAGGTTTGGTCTATGGCAGTATCAACAATGGCAAAATGGTCTTGAATTGA
- a CDS encoding BatA domain-containing protein — MQFEHPALLWALLLLLIPIIVHLFQLRRFKKTPFTNVAMLQKVVSESRKSSVLKKWLLLLARLGLLAALVIAFAKPFSAKKTALSPKETIVYLDNSFSMQAQSNGSSLLERAIQDLLKNIDAKTQFSLFTNSDTYSNISTGDHKNELLSIDVTTEQLRFSDILLKANTLFSNNGGNSKNLVLISDFQHNLGAFSDSISNHRQFMVNMRPESISNVSIDSIRVAENNRLSQTDLTVFLSGKHDANLPIALFDNDTLIAKTAVEFGENPVSEVVFSIPTGEDLNGRIEINDTNLSYDNTFYFTIGKRKKIDVLVISNTDTEYLRRIYTDDEFNLTISTLQQLDYSLIERQNIIVLDALTDIPQSLSQVLKSFKGNGGSLVIIPPKEADMDSYGPLLLGIGSMRFTAWVPIEKNISSISFQHPILANVFEREVSNFQYPKVMGYYRTKGLATSILRYDGNDSFLVGTDGAYVFTTPLQADNTNFKSSPLIVPIFYNMAVASLKEPSLYETLGQTSQIDMPVSTISDNILKLVRDDEEFIPRQRSFANKTTLYFDGNLTRAGTYTIRNGKENVGMISFNYPRSESLLRYQELPETPAVVKTDNLEEAFETLNAQNNITSYWKWFVILALFFALMEVFIQKLIP; from the coding sequence ATGCAGTTCGAACATCCAGCACTACTTTGGGCCCTACTTCTTCTTCTGATTCCTATCATTGTCCACCTTTTTCAATTACGCCGGTTCAAAAAAACACCTTTTACCAATGTGGCCATGTTGCAGAAAGTGGTATCGGAATCACGAAAGAGCAGCGTTCTTAAAAAGTGGTTGTTACTGCTTGCCCGTCTAGGTTTATTGGCAGCACTGGTCATTGCCTTTGCAAAACCTTTTTCTGCCAAAAAAACGGCTTTGTCCCCTAAAGAAACGATAGTTTATTTAGACAATTCATTCAGCATGCAGGCCCAAAGCAACGGTTCATCCCTCTTGGAAAGGGCCATACAAGACCTGCTGAAAAATATTGATGCAAAAACCCAGTTCAGCCTTTTCACCAATAGCGATACCTATTCCAATATCTCAACGGGTGACCATAAAAATGAATTGTTATCTATCGACGTAACCACTGAACAGCTTCGGTTCAGCGATATTTTGTTAAAGGCGAACACCCTATTTTCAAACAACGGGGGCAACAGCAAAAACTTGGTGCTCATCTCAGATTTTCAGCATAACCTAGGGGCGTTTTCCGACAGTATTTCAAATCATCGGCAGTTCATGGTCAATATGCGTCCTGAAAGCATTTCGAACGTTTCCATCGATTCGATAAGGGTGGCTGAAAACAACCGCCTTTCACAGACCGATCTCACCGTATTTTTATCGGGAAAACACGATGCCAATTTGCCCATAGCCCTTTTTGACAACGATACCCTGATTGCAAAAACAGCGGTCGAATTTGGTGAAAATCCTGTCTCTGAAGTGGTATTTTCGATTCCCACCGGTGAAGACCTCAATGGTCGCATTGAGATCAACGATACCAACCTATCATACGACAACACCTTTTATTTCACTATTGGTAAACGTAAAAAAATCGATGTGCTGGTCATTTCGAACACCGATACCGAATATCTGAGACGTATCTATACCGATGATGAGTTCAACTTGACGATCTCAACGCTGCAACAGTTGGACTACAGTTTGATCGAACGCCAAAATATCATCGTTTTGGATGCCCTTACCGATATTCCCCAAAGTCTTTCACAAGTGCTCAAAAGTTTTAAGGGCAATGGGGGCAGCTTGGTCATAATACCCCCAAAAGAGGCTGACATGGACAGTTATGGCCCATTGCTTTTAGGTATCGGCAGCATGCGTTTCACAGCATGGGTCCCAATCGAAAAAAATATATCAAGCATCAGTTTTCAGCACCCGATACTAGCAAACGTTTTTGAAAGGGAAGTATCCAATTTTCAATATCCGAAGGTCATGGGATATTATCGAACAAAGGGTTTGGCCACATCGATACTGCGTTATGATGGCAACGATTCCTTTTTGGTCGGAACCGATGGTGCCTACGTTTTTACCACACCCTTACAGGCCGACAACACCAATTTTAAAAGCTCTCCCTTGATCGTACCGATATTTTACAATATGGCCGTTGCCAGTTTAAAAGAACCCAGCCTATATGAAACCTTGGGCCAAACATCACAAATCGATATGCCCGTGAGCACCATATCTGACAATATCTTAAAACTGGTACGAGACGATGAGGAATTCATTCCGAGACAACGCTCATTTGCCAACAAGACCACTTTATACTTTGATGGCAACCTGACCAGAGCAGGTACCTATACCATTCGTAACGGGAAAGAAAATGTGGGCATGATAAGTTTTAATTACCCCAGATCAGAAAGTCTTTTGAGGTACCAAGAACTGCCTGAAACCCCAGCTGTGGTGAAAACTGACAATCTTGAAGAAGCCTTTGAAACTTTGAACGCCCAAAATAATATCACTTCGTATTGGAAATGGTTTGTTATTTTAGCACTGTTTTTCGCCCTTATGGAAGTGTTCATACAAAAACTTATCCCATGA
- a CDS encoding glycosyltransferase family 2 protein encodes MVSVLIPFKNTVPFLRECLDSILAQTHSDWEVLAVDDHSSDASYELVASYASKDDRIKVFKNKGNGIIPALRTAYQHSSGQFITRMDSDDIMVPNRLQMMVESLHNRGKGHVAVGQVRYFSDRGISDGYDRYAKWLNELTAQGTNFSEIYKECVIPSPCWMVHRDNFEASGAFRPDRYPEDYDLTFRFYEQGLKIIPCSEVLHLWRDYDTRTSRTHEHYAQNYFLDIKLHYFLKLNHDPTCSLVIWGAGFKGKTIAKKLLEKEVGFTWLCDNPKKINKKIYGKELSHFSVLTDLKKPQSIVTVANEIAQQEIRTYFDKLKQQPMKDYFFFC; translated from the coding sequence ATGGTCAGTGTCTTGATTCCCTTTAAAAATACGGTCCCCTTCTTACGGGAATGTTTAGACAGTATTTTGGCACAAACACACAGTGATTGGGAAGTGTTGGCCGTTGACGACCATTCATCTGATGCCAGTTATGAATTGGTTGCCTCGTATGCCTCGAAGGATGACAGGATCAAGGTATTTAAAAACAAGGGGAATGGCATAATTCCCGCACTGCGTACCGCTTATCAACATAGTTCAGGGCAATTCATCACGCGTATGGACTCTGACGATATCATGGTACCCAATCGATTGCAAATGATGGTTGAATCGCTTCACAACCGTGGAAAGGGCCATGTGGCCGTGGGGCAGGTCAGGTATTTTTCAGATCGGGGCATCAGTGATGGCTATGACCGTTATGCCAAATGGTTGAACGAATTGACCGCCCAGGGCACAAACTTTTCTGAAATCTATAAAGAGTGTGTGATCCCCTCCCCTTGCTGGATGGTGCATCGCGACAATTTTGAGGCCTCGGGCGCCTTTCGACCCGACCGTTACCCCGAAGACTATGACCTGACCTTTCGGTTTTATGAACAGGGGTTGAAAATCATTCCCTGTTCAGAAGTATTGCACCTTTGGCGTGACTATGATACCCGTACCTCGCGTACCCATGAACACTATGCCCAAAACTATTTTTTAGATATCAAACTGCACTATTTTCTAAAGTTGAACCATGACCCAACTTGTTCTTTGGTCATATGGGGCGCCGGATTCAAAGGAAAAACCATTGCAAAAAAGTTGTTGGAAAAAGAGGTCGGGTTCACTTGGCTCTGTGACAATCCGAAGAAAATCAACAAAAAAATATATGGAAAGGAGCTGTCACACTTTTCAGTGCTTACAGACCTAAAAAAACCACAGAGCATCGTTACCGTGGCCAATGAAATAGCGCAGCAAGAAATTCGGACGTACTTCGACAAATTGAAACAACAACCGATGAAAGATTACTTTTTCTTTTGTTAG
- a CDS encoding DUF6077 domain-containing protein, protein MKKLFKPANLLFNLLMLLAFFLVGLLFAKWIDAGKGQMLAAGAIVLGYGVLFAGIAFIASFFITYYAKHKAIVWANVVLSVLLVACFLYFRIQYQKRKQAQPIEQKEKPMKPTAPVDTEKILALAKVPKISSRPIKKDPGLGFFTPNLHQRPVLYFYGNINLEKSVMEHSPTDSIVFKPLEHGGFDIAQAPPWLVPEHMKLDYDLLYFQMVSLGREFAEVVVNTQTRQTAFVNKYDGKVMLWPEFLLKVHSVEFPPDSEEKVRARPFEQASEIKMPYSFLRPILIKDDWMQVELWNDDFKKVGKGWIHWKHNEKLLISYSLLS, encoded by the coding sequence ATGAAAAAATTGTTCAAACCGGCCAATCTCCTTTTCAATTTGCTGATGCTCTTGGCCTTTTTTTTGGTCGGATTGCTCTTCGCAAAATGGATTGACGCCGGTAAGGGGCAAATGTTGGCAGCTGGTGCCATTGTGTTGGGCTACGGCGTTTTATTTGCCGGCATTGCGTTCATAGCTTCTTTCTTCATCACCTATTATGCCAAACACAAAGCCATTGTCTGGGCCAACGTTGTGCTAAGCGTGTTGCTGGTGGCCTGTTTTCTGTATTTCAGGATCCAATACCAAAAACGTAAGCAAGCCCAACCCATTGAGCAGAAAGAAAAGCCAATGAAGCCCACTGCACCTGTTGACACTGAAAAAATATTGGCCCTGGCCAAAGTGCCAAAAATCTCTTCGCGGCCCATAAAAAAAGATCCAGGGCTGGGCTTTTTCACTCCCAATTTGCATCAAAGGCCCGTATTGTACTTCTACGGAAATATAAACCTCGAAAAGTCGGTGATGGAACATTCACCCACCGATAGTATAGTTTTCAAACCGTTGGAGCACGGTGGCTTTGACATTGCCCAAGCACCCCCTTGGCTGGTGCCCGAGCATATGAAACTTGATTATGACCTATTATATTTTCAAATGGTTTCTTTAGGGAGGGAATTTGCAGAAGTGGTCGTGAACACACAGACCCGACAGACGGCTTTTGTGAATAAGTATGATGGCAAGGTCATGCTGTGGCCCGAGTTTTTGCTAAAGGTGCATTCGGTCGAATTTCCCCCCGATTCCGAAGAAAAAGTCAGGGCACGGCCTTTTGAACAGGCAAGTGAGATCAAGATGCCCTACTCTTTTCTGCGCCCTATATTGATCAAAGATGATTGGATGCAGGTCGAGCTCTGGAACGACGATTTCAAAAAGGTCGGTAAAGGTTGGATTCATTGGAAACACAACGAAAAATTGCTCATTTCATATTCCCTTTTGAGCTGA
- a CDS encoding SGNH/GDSL hydrolase family protein has product MKTRSLLTKLPLILLFFPMMNSTAQDWPNLEKYKEANATLKAMGEDENRIVFMGNSITEGWSVANPDFFEGKPYVNRGISGQTTPQMLLRFRQDVIDLRPKVVVLLAGTNDIAGNTGPMTLDQIYGNICSMVELALANGIKPIVSSVLPAYDYPWRPGLQPNIKIPKLNGMLKKMAQEKGVVYLDYFSAMADDRNGLPKELAGDEVHPTKKGYAIMEKLVEKAIQETLKTDR; this is encoded by the coding sequence ATGAAAACTCGATCGCTATTGACAAAACTCCCGTTAATCTTGTTATTTTTTCCAATGATGAACTCCACGGCACAAGACTGGCCCAATCTTGAAAAGTATAAAGAAGCGAACGCCACCTTGAAAGCAATGGGTGAAGATGAAAACCGAATTGTCTTTATGGGCAATTCGATTACAGAGGGCTGGTCTGTGGCCAATCCTGATTTTTTCGAAGGAAAGCCCTACGTCAACCGGGGCATCAGTGGGCAAACGACCCCACAGATGCTATTGCGCTTTCGACAAGATGTCATCGACCTACGGCCGAAGGTTGTGGTACTATTGGCAGGCACCAACGATATTGCGGGCAATACGGGGCCGATGACCTTAGATCAGATCTATGGCAATATATGCTCAATGGTCGAACTGGCATTGGCCAATGGTATCAAACCTATTGTCTCTTCTGTGCTTCCGGCCTACGATTATCCGTGGCGACCTGGATTGCAGCCCAATATCAAGATTCCTAAACTGAACGGCATGCTGAAGAAAATGGCCCAAGAAAAGGGGGTGGTGTACTTAGATTATTTCTCGGCCATGGCCGATGACCGCAACGGGCTGCCCAAAGAACTGGCGGGCGATGAAGTACATCCTACCAAAAAAGGATACGCCATTATGGAAAAATTGGTCGAAAAGGCCATTCAAGAGACCTTAAAAACAGACCGATGA
- a CDS encoding DUF5009 domain-containing protein encodes MRIASIDILRALTMLLMIWVNDFWTLTNVPKWLEHAKTGEDYLGFSDIIFPLFLFIVGLSIPHAINSRLKKGHSKTAIAWHILVRSFSLLLIGVFMVNYEMAHDPSIPLGKYGWCFFMALGVCLIWMDWKRSPLPPKWHRPLQAVGVLILLILALVYKGGPQGEQRMQTSWWGILGLIGWAYLANALLFLVTKGRWVWVVVIWLLFNILSVIASSDTPLWLPSVWHYFSVLFSGTIPAFTAAGVMATVLFSHLAKKKVSWGLLALAFFGLLNLLFGFMTRPEWGISKLGATPSWLAICSAIGFFTFALLYYIADIKKITRWALPIRAAGTATLTCYLIPYFVYPIRQISNIRLPNFLNDGMLGLLVSFLFALAVVWLTGWFEKKGFKLKL; translated from the coding sequence ATGCGCATAGCATCCATTGATATTCTAAGGGCACTGACCATGCTTCTTATGATTTGGGTCAATGATTTTTGGACCCTGACAAATGTGCCCAAGTGGCTAGAGCATGCAAAGACAGGTGAAGATTATTTGGGATTTTCGGATATTATTTTTCCGCTGTTTCTCTTTATTGTTGGTTTGAGCATCCCCCATGCCATCAACAGCCGTTTGAAAAAAGGGCATTCAAAAACGGCCATCGCATGGCACATCTTGGTTCGCTCCTTTTCTTTGCTGCTAATAGGCGTGTTCATGGTCAACTACGAAATGGCGCACGACCCGTCTATACCGCTTGGAAAATATGGATGGTGCTTCTTCATGGCCCTAGGGGTATGTTTAATTTGGATGGATTGGAAAAGAAGTCCGTTACCGCCAAAATGGCACCGCCCCCTTCAAGCCGTGGGTGTTTTGATACTGCTGATATTGGCCTTGGTGTATAAAGGCGGACCACAGGGTGAACAACGGATGCAAACGTCATGGTGGGGCATACTGGGATTGATTGGTTGGGCCTATCTGGCCAATGCCCTATTGTTTTTGGTCACAAAAGGAAGATGGGTATGGGTCGTTGTGATCTGGTTGTTATTCAATATCTTATCGGTTATCGCTTCTTCTGATACTCCCTTGTGGTTACCATCGGTATGGCATTATTTTTCCGTGCTGTTTTCGGGTACCATTCCCGCTTTCACGGCCGCCGGGGTAATGGCCACGGTACTCTTTTCACATCTTGCCAAAAAGAAAGTCAGTTGGGGTCTTTTGGCCTTAGCATTTTTTGGTCTCTTGAACCTGCTTTTTGGCTTCATGACACGGCCCGAATGGGGCATTTCAAAATTGGGGGCCACCCCTTCTTGGCTGGCCATCTGTTCGGCCATCGGCTTTTTCACCTTTGCACTTCTGTATTACATTGCCGACATAAAAAAGATAACCCGTTGGGCGCTGCCCATACGTGCCGCCGGTACCGCAACACTTACTTGCTATCTTATACCCTACTTTGTTTATCCGATCAGACAGATCAGCAACATACGTTTGCCCAATTTTTTGAATGACGGCATGTTGGGGCTATTGGTTTCCTTTTTATTTGCCCTAGCTGTGGTATGGCTTACAGGTTGGTTTGAAAAAAAAGGATTCAAATTAAAGCTTTGA
- a CDS encoding family 20 glycosylhydrolase, translating into MNNSIPSNLISLLCFFFLSIGLQGQEPFQVKGLCIAAPQPQSLDGFIDFAKNELAPNGINTLVLRIDYRYEYESRPELIGENPLRKEQVKKLVNACREVGIEIIPQVNLLGHQSWHSKASKLLEVYPEFDETPNIKLPEKYEWPNDDGLYCKSYCPLHPEVHEVVFDLVDEIVAVFEAKTFHAGMDEVFYLAHEDCPRCRGLDPARLFADEVRKIRDHLAETDTRLWIWGDRLIDGAETGIGMWEASMNNTARAIDMIPKDVVITDWHYERADPTPAYFATKGFDVIACPWRLPKVASDQVQMIADLKANSTKKMADRFLGVMHTYWSSAEQFMKAYKDPSHKLNERGHSPVLTFRAMTSAIKERENVNTQ; encoded by the coding sequence ATGAACAATTCCATTCCATCCAACCTTATTTCACTATTGTGCTTTTTCTTTCTGTCGATCGGTTTGCAAGGCCAAGAACCTTTTCAGGTCAAGGGTCTCTGTATAGCCGCTCCACAACCACAGTCGCTCGATGGTTTTATCGATTTTGCGAAGAATGAATTGGCCCCTAATGGCATCAATACTTTGGTGTTGCGTATCGATTACCGGTATGAATATGAATCGCGGCCCGAGCTTATAGGTGAAAATCCGTTGCGCAAAGAGCAAGTCAAGAAATTGGTGAATGCGTGCAGGGAAGTCGGCATTGAAATCATTCCGCAGGTAAACCTATTGGGGCACCAAAGCTGGCATTCAAAGGCTTCTAAACTGTTGGAAGTATATCCCGAATTCGATGAGACCCCAAATATCAAACTCCCAGAAAAATATGAATGGCCCAATGACGATGGGCTGTATTGCAAAAGTTATTGTCCGCTACATCCAGAAGTGCACGAAGTTGTCTTTGATTTGGTCGATGAGATCGTAGCGGTATTCGAGGCAAAGACCTTTCATGCGGGCATGGATGAAGTGTTTTACCTTGCCCATGAAGATTGCCCCCGATGCAGAGGGCTTGATCCGGCAAGGCTCTTTGCTGACGAAGTACGCAAAATTCGCGATCATTTGGCTGAAACGGATACTCGTTTATGGATTTGGGGTGACCGCCTCATAGATGGCGCAGAAACAGGTATAGGTATGTGGGAAGCCAGTATGAACAACACCGCGCGAGCCATCGATATGATTCCGAAAGATGTGGTCATCACCGATTGGCATTATGAAAGGGCAGATCCCACGCCCGCCTATTTTGCCACAAAAGGTTTTGATGTGATCGCCTGCCCTTGGCGACTGCCCAAAGTGGCCAGTGACCAAGTTCAAATGATAGCTGATCTCAAGGCGAATTCCACCAAAAAAATGGCCGATCGGTTCTTAGGGGTCATGCACACCTACTGGTCTTCTGCCGAACAGTTTATGAAGGCATATAAAGATCCCTCCCATAAATTGAATGAAAGGGGCCATAGCCCTGTATTGACCTTCAGGGCCATGACATCGGCCATAAAAGAAAGGGAAAACGTTAATACCCAATAG
- a CDS encoding S10 family peptidase encodes MKKNLLLFFLIPGLLFVHSQERKLPLDTTVTTQHNVAINGTPLSYTATTGTQPVWDEMGKPIASLHYTYYTRNNVKNRAARPILFSFNGGPGSGSVWMHLAYTGPRILKIDDEGYPVQPYGVKENPYSVLDVTDIVYINPANTGYSRTIPETGDDVDRDKFFGINADVKYLAEWMNTFVTRNNRWRSPKYIIGESYGGTRVMGLSLALQNQQWMYLNGVIMVSPADYKVIRVGGPVSSALNLPYYTAAAWHHKALPDALQGKDLLEVLPEVEDYTINTLIPAIAKGGFIAAGERDNVAAKMAYYSGLDKKDILDHNLDVPTRFFWKNLLKQEGGYNVGRLDSRYLGIDRQLFGEGPDYSAELTSWLHSFTPAINYYLQEELKFKTDIKYNMFGPVRPWNNEDDNTRDDLRQAMAQNPYLHVLVQSGYYDGATTYFNAKYTMWQVDPSGRMKDRFDFKGYRSGHMMYLRREDLKKANDDLRDFIKRTTAIGESAKY; translated from the coding sequence ATGAAAAAAAACCTACTCCTCTTTTTTCTTATACCCGGCCTTCTTTTTGTTCATTCACAAGAGCGAAAATTGCCCTTGGATACAACGGTGACCACCCAACATAATGTCGCTATCAACGGTACACCTTTAAGTTATACCGCTACAACAGGTACCCAGCCGGTCTGGGATGAAATGGGAAAGCCCATTGCCTCATTGCATTATACTTATTATACCCGCAATAATGTAAAAAACCGTGCCGCACGCCCTATACTTTTCTCGTTCAATGGAGGCCCGGGTTCTGGCTCTGTATGGATGCACTTGGCCTACACTGGGCCCAGAATCTTGAAAATCGATGATGAAGGCTACCCCGTGCAGCCGTATGGCGTAAAAGAGAATCCCTATTCGGTATTGGATGTTACCGACATTGTCTATATCAATCCTGCCAATACGGGCTATTCGAGAACGATTCCCGAAACGGGAGACGATGTCGATAGAGACAAGTTCTTCGGTATCAATGCAGATGTCAAATATCTGGCCGAATGGATGAACACTTTTGTCACCCGCAACAACCGCTGGCGCTCACCCAAATATATTATTGGCGAAAGCTACGGCGGCACCCGTGTCATGGGCCTTTCATTGGCCTTGCAAAACCAGCAATGGATGTACCTCAACGGAGTGATCATGGTGAGTCCGGCCGATTACAAGGTAATACGTGTCGGTGGGCCCGTTTCAAGCGCATTGAACCTGCCTTACTACACGGCTGCGGCCTGGCACCATAAGGCATTGCCCGATGCGCTACAGGGCAAAGACTTGTTGGAAGTGCTTCCCGAAGTGGAGGACTATACGATCAATACCTTGATTCCCGCCATTGCAAAAGGAGGTTTTATCGCAGCTGGCGAAAGGGATAACGTAGCCGCGAAAATGGCCTATTATTCCGGACTTGACAAAAAAGACATTCTTGACCACAACCTCGACGTGCCCACCCGATTCTTCTGGAAGAACCTTCTTAAGCAAGAAGGAGGTTATAATGTTGGCCGATTAGACAGTCGTTATTTGGGCATCGATCGGCAATTGTTTGGTGAAGGCCCCGATTATTCAGCAGAACTGACCTCATGGTTACACAGTTTCACCCCTGCCATCAATTATTATTTGCAAGAAGAACTGAAATTCAAAACCGATATCAAATACAATATGTTCGGCCCTGTGCGCCCCTGGAACAATGAAGATGACAATACCCGTGACGACCTCCGTCAGGCCATGGCCCAGAACCCCTATTTGCATGTGCTGGTACAGTCGGGCTATTATGATGGTGCCACCACTTATTTCAACGCCAAATATACCATGTGGCAAGTAGATCCAAGTGGGCGTATGAAAGACCGTTTTGACTTCAAAGGGTACCGTTCAGGCCACATGATGTATTTACGCCGTGAAGATTTGAAAAAGGCCAATGACGACCTACGCGATTTCATAAAGCGTACCACGGCCATCGGCGAAAGTGCCAAATACTAA
- a CDS encoding Gfo/Idh/MocA family protein yields the protein MKKVSRRTFNTTLAKGIGATALATHLPLACGMGQNNQKKRLGIALVGLGSYSTYQLAPALQDTQHCHLAGIVTGTPAKETRWANRYNIPKGNIYNYDNFDTIADNTDIDVVYVVLPNFMHAEFSIRAAQAGKHVICEKPMAMNVAECDAIIEACKEAGVKLGMGYRLHSEPYTQEVKRFVREKTFGDVLYVSADAAYRSRGYPDQWRLKKELSGGGALMNMGVYSIQSAIYATGENPIAVSAQEFSTAPEYFKDTDETITAQFEFASGAVANIMTSHNLNANNLFATCTNGWFELRPANNYGPLAGKSSRGDITFQHESQQKLQMDDFAKHILYGDPNLAPGEMGRRDMVIVEAVYKSIAEGGKKEALNFSSDYGFGR from the coding sequence ATGAAAAAAGTCTCGAGAAGAACCTTCAACACTACCTTGGCAAAGGGCATCGGAGCCACAGCCTTGGCAACTCATTTGCCTTTGGCTTGCGGCATGGGGCAGAACAATCAGAAAAAGCGTCTGGGCATCGCCTTGGTGGGGCTGGGCAGTTATAGCACTTACCAACTGGCACCTGCGCTTCAAGACACACAACATTGTCATCTGGCGGGCATAGTAACGGGCACCCCCGCTAAGGAAACAAGGTGGGCCAATAGATACAACATACCAAAAGGTAACATATATAATTATGACAATTTTGATACCATCGCCGATAATACGGATATCGATGTGGTGTATGTGGTACTGCCCAATTTTATGCACGCAGAATTTTCGATTCGTGCGGCCCAAGCCGGCAAGCATGTTATTTGCGAAAAACCGATGGCGATGAACGTGGCCGAATGTGATGCCATCATCGAAGCCTGTAAAGAAGCCGGGGTCAAACTGGGCATGGGCTATCGGTTGCATTCTGAACCCTATACCCAAGAGGTGAAGCGATTTGTGCGCGAAAAGACCTTCGGTGATGTCTTGTATGTCTCCGCAGATGCTGCCTATCGCTCTCGGGGCTATCCAGACCAGTGGCGGTTGAAGAAAGAACTGTCGGGTGGCGGTGCCTTGATGAACATGGGGGTGTACTCGATACAGAGCGCCATTTATGCGACGGGTGAAAATCCGATAGCTGTATCCGCTCAAGAGTTCAGCACCGCACCCGAGTATTTCAAGGACACCGATGAGACCATTACCGCACAATTCGAGTTTGCCAGTGGTGCCGTGGCCAACATCATGACCTCGCACAATCTCAATGCCAACAACCTGTTTGCCACCTGTACCAATGGTTGGTTCGAGTTGCGCCCTGCCAATAACTACGGCCCCCTTGCAGGTAAAAGTTCACGTGGCGACATCACTTTTCAGCATGAGAGCCAGCAGAAATTGCAGATGGATGATTTTGCCAAGCATATTCTGTATGGAGACCCAAACTTGGCTCCTGGTGAGATGGGCCGACGCGATATGGTCATTGTCGAGGCCGTTTACAAATCGATTGCCGAAGGTGGAAAGAAAGAGGCCTTGAATTTTAGCTCTGATTATGGCTTCGGTAGGTAA